A single Eulemur rufifrons isolate Redbay chromosome 9, OSU_ERuf_1, whole genome shotgun sequence DNA region contains:
- the H3-3B gene encoding histone H3.3 — translation MARTKQTARKSTGGKAPRKQLATKAARKSAPSTGGVKKPHRYRPGTVALREIRRYQKSTELLIRKLPFQRLVREIAQDFKTDLRFQSAAIGALQEASEAYLVGLFEDTNLCAIHAKRVTIMPKDIQLARRIRGERA, via the exons ATGGCTCGAACCAAGCAGACTGCTCGTAAGTCCACTGGTGGGAAAGCACCCCGCAAACAGCTGGCCACCAAAGCTGCCCGGAAAAGCGCCCCCTCTACTGGCGGGGTGAAGAAGCCTCATCGCTACAG GCCCGGCACCGTGGCGCTTCGAGAGATTCGTCGCTACCAGAAGTCGACTGAGCTGCTGATCCGGAAGCTGCCTTTCCAGAGGTTGGTGAGGGAGATCGCCCAGGATTTCAAAACCGACTTGAGGTTTCAGAGCGCGGCCATTGGTGCGCTTCAG GAGGCTAGTGAAGCGTACCTGGTGGGTTTGTTTGAAGATACTAATCTGTGTGCCATCCACGCTAAGAGAGTCACCATCATGCCCAAAGACATCCAGTTGGCTCGCCGGATACGGGGAGAGAGAGCTTAA
- the GALK1 gene encoding galactokinase encodes MAAARPPPVAELLAEARRAFREEFGAEPELAVAAPGRVNLIGEHTDYNQGLVLPMALELVTVLVGSPRADGLVSLLTTSEDADEPQRLQFPLPTAQRSLEPGTPRWANYVKGVIQHYPATPLPGFSAVVVSSVPLGGGLSSSASLEVATYTFLQQLCPDPGAIAARAQVCQRAEHSFAGVPCGIMDQLIALLGQKGHALLIDCRSLETSLVPLSDPKLAVLITNSNVRHSLGSSEYPLRRRQCEEVARALGKESLRDVQLEELEAGRELVSKEGFRRARHVVGEIRRTAQAAAALSRGDYRAFGRLMVESHHSLRDDYEVSCPELDQLVEAALSVPGVYGSRMTGGGFGGCTVTLLEASSAPRAMQHIQEQYGGTATFYLSQAADGAKVLRL; translated from the exons ATGGCCGCAGCGAGACCGCCCCCGGTCGCGGAGCTACTGGCCGAGGCCCGCCGGGCCTTCCGGGAGGAGTTCGGGGCCGAGCCCGAACTGGCCGTGGCGGCGCCGGGCCGCGTCAATCTGATCGGGGAGCACACGGACTACAACCAGGGCCTGGTGTTGCCCATG gctttggagcTGGTGACAGTGCTGGTGGGCAGTCCCCGAGCAGATGGGCTTGTCTCTCTTCTCACCACCTCTGAGGATGCTGATGAGCCCCAGCGGCTGCAGTTTCCGCTGCCCACAGCTCAGCGCTCACTGGAGCCTGGGACCCCCCGATGGGCCAACTATGTCAAGGGAGTGATTCAGCACTACCCAG CTACCCCGCTCCCTGGCTTCAGTGCAGTGGTGGTCAGCTCAGTGCCCCTGGGGGGTGGGCTTTCCAGCTCAGCATCCCTGGAAGTGGCCACGTACACCTTCCTCCAGCAGCTCTGCCCAG ACCCAGGGGCGATAGCCGCCCGGGCCCAGGTGTGTCAGCGGGCCGAGCACAGCTTCGCAGGGGTGCCCTGTGGCATCATGGACCAGCTCATCGCACTGCTGGGGCAGAAAGGCCACGCGCTGCTCATTGACTGCAG GTCCCTGGAGACAAGCCTGGTGCCACTCTCAGACCCCAAGCTGGCCGTGCTCATCACCAACTCCAATGTCCGCCACTCCCTGGGCTCCAGCGAGTACCCCCTGCGGCGGCGCCAGTGTGAAGAAGTGGCCCGGGCACTGGGCAAGGAGAGCCTTCGGGACGTGCAGCTGGAGGAGCTGGAGG CTGGCAGAGAGCTGGTGAGCAAGGAGGGCTTCCGGCGGGCGCGGCATGTCGTGGGTGAGATCCGGCGCACAGCCCAGGCAGCGGCCGCCCTGAGCCGCGGGGACTACAGAGCCTTTGGCCGCCTTATGGTAGAGAGTCACCACTCGCTCAG GGACGACTACGAGGTGAGCTGCCCTGAGCTGGACCAGCTGGTAGAAGCCGCACTCTCTGTGCCCGGGGTTTACGGCAGCCGCATGACAGGTGGTGGTTTTGGTGGCTGCACAGTGACGCTGCTGGAGGCCTCCTCTGCTCCCCGTGCCATGCAGCACATACAG GAGCAGTACGGGGGTACCGCCACCTTCTACCTCTCTCAAGCGGCTGACGGCGCCAAGGTGCTGCGCCTGTGA